The DNA segment aaattgctcatagtgtccagagtTGTGCAGACTGGCGGGCGGGGGCGGCGCCATCGTAAATGCAGGGTAGGggttgggatggtctttggagggtcggtgtggatgccatgggccgaatggcctgcttccaaggTGTAGGCATTCAATGACACAGGGAAACCAGAGATCATGATTTGCCTCTCTTTGCTTCTCTACCGACGCTCTGCTTCATCAGCAATACACTGCGTCTCGAGGACTTATGCAGCTTCGTGGACAAATTGTGGCCATTCTGAAACTGCACCTTGGAATGTCAAAGTCATTGAAACAATTGCCCCGCAAAAAGATGGCGGCCGCGCATCCTTCCCGGCATACATTGCTCCCAACAAAAATGGCGGCCGTTAGCTCGGGCCTAACGCTGGAAGCCGCGGCCTCACTCTGTGTAAACAAGTGGACCAGAAAACCTACTCCGAGGGGGGCTGGGACTTACGCAACATGTTTAATAAACCTCCCCATCCATCAAGCGGGTCCATCGCTCCCTCGGCACCGCCTTTTTTTTCTCATCGTTTACGGAGCCGACATTAGAGCTTTCACCTATCGCCCGCGATCACTCCGCGCATGCTCCGTACACGCCAACACAGTGCGCACGCGCCCCTGCCGTTGGGTCCAACCAAGAGCTGGGAATGCTGGGTAACAGAGAACATGAGGCACTGGAGATAACAAGAGGGTCATGCATGGGGAGACAGCAAGCCAACGTTTctagtctaggtgactcttcatcagagctggagaGAAGTGTGGAGggtggtgctgggggaaaaaaaaagatgttgataatggCAGCACAATGATGGGTCCAACTGCTAGATTGGAAAGGGCAGGCAGCCCCACTAGAGTGGGGAATGGGCGAGGGGACATGGTGCCAGGGAATATAAccagtaaagctaaaagaaagtgCATGAGTGGGTTCACaatgaaggtgttgaactcaatgttgagcccagaagtttgtaaagtgcctagtttgAAGATGAAATGTTGCTCCTCAAGTGGTGCTGTAATTTGTTGGAGCATTGTACTATGCCAAGGACAGATAATTTAGGCATGCAAGCACGATGCTGTGTCAAAACGACTATTTAGTGGAAGGTTGGGGTCATGCTTGGTGCATGGGCCGGAgatattctgcaaagtggtcacccagtctgtttgatttctccaatgtagagtaggccacattggctGCAGAACATACAATACACAAGTTTGGAGGAGGTACAgatgaaatgttgcttcacctggaaagactgtttaggtccTTGAATGGGGAGTAAGGAGGAGGTGAAGGTGCGGGTGTGGTTACATGAGAAGGTGCTGTGGGAAGGGTGGGGCACAGAAGTTAATGTTGGTGATTGAAGAATGAACCCATTCCTTTGCTTACTTTTAGCTTTTCTTGTTactttctctgtcaccatgtctccACCTCCAGTAAGACTGCCAGTACTTTCCATTCTGGCAGttggacacaccattgttctgcccttCTCGCATTCTGATCACTTAAGCTGAACTAACAACATCCTTTTCCCCCAGCAGTCCAACCCTGCCCTCCCCACTATTGCGTAAGTGCTGCTCCCTCCACCTCTGATGAAGAattatctagactcaaaacattagcttgctttctctccatgaatgctgcctctAACAACATCCTTTTCCCCCAGCACTCCAATCCTGCCCTCCCCACTATTGTGTAAGtgctgctccctccacactgcccttcagctctgatgaagaattatctagactcaaaacattagcttgctttctctccatgaatgctgcctgacccgctgcgatCTCCAGGTCAATTTGTTTCCAATATAGATTGAAGCAtcggcagtaatttgctcctacctcTGCTGGGTAACAGACCTGGCACTGAAGACTTGATGTCTTGTAACgtgatttatttttgttgtatTTCAGTACAGACAGAGGAAGAGAAAGCTAAATGAAAAAACTAGGCATCAAATTTTACTGGAAGCTGTCAGCAGGGCGACAATACATCAGGTGAGCCACGCACACCTCCTTTGTATTGAAAATCCTTATTATGAATATACATATATAAACAgtgcaacatcctggggattacaaCTGACCAAAAACTGTTTGCATCAGCCATAtagatactgtggctacaaaagtaggTCAGAAGCTCAGATATTTCGGGGTTAATAAATCACCTCCTGTCTCCTAATACCCATCCATCATCATCAAGGCAACTATGTGATCAAATATTCTCTGCTCATCTTGAacaatgcagctccaacagcactcaagacgacaccatccagaacaaaatatGGATGGATTGCCAATCCCTCGATTCCCTTCAacaccaatgcacagtagcagcacaTTTTAGCATGTACAAGATGTACTGTAATAACTCACTGAGGCTCTTAAAACACAcctaaacccacaaccaccaccacctAGACAGAGTTCCATAGGTTCAAGATAGTGTCACTACCTGAAGTACCTGTCCAAGCCATACACCATTCTGACTGAGAACGATATCACTCACCCTTCACTGACACTGAGTCAACATCTTGGTATTCTCTTTCTCACAGCACTAACCCTAATTACCCAATCCACCCTCctagtgctgtacatctcgattaTTCAGATTCATTCAGCTAAATTTTACAATTTGCCTTTGTGTTTTTATGAAAtctttctcacttttttttcctgttttaaatCAATTTTACAAACCAAGTAATTGGGAGGATTTTCAGTTGTGAAAGTCAAGTCATCAGGATTTGATGAAGTGTCTAATCTGAATAGCGTAGCATTTTAAAACTGTAAGAAAACAGCCAGTTCACAAGTCTCATCACACTGAGGAGACACCCAGACATTTGGGGACTGAGAAGGGATCAAGTTACTCATCAAAGCTGGAAATGCACTGATGTGCACACACTgtgaataagccattcagctgtTGAGTGTAGGAAGTGATTCATTCAATTATCCATCCTGCTGACCCACCAACGACGCCTACCTGGGGACAAATCATTCAACTGTTTAGTGTAGAGGAGGGAATTTCCTCATTGATCCCACCTGCAGACACACAAAATGATAATGAAGAGATGCTGTTCACTTTGAGCGTGGGGAGGAATTCATTGTCAGATAAACTGCTTGAAACATGAGCGTTTATACTGGTAAAATATCTCTTGAGTGCCCAGACTGTGGGAAATGCTATGCAGGTTCTGAGGACCGGATGTCTCGTCAATGTGTTCTCGTTGTGGTACTGAGTTCAGGTGACAATTGCTACTCACCGCAGGCTGGCACGCTCACAATAGGGAGAAGTAGTTCACTTTGCTcatgcatggaaacagattcattTAGCCATCCATTTGCCTTAAACACCACTGAAATCATACCAGGGAGAGATCACTGATATGCCTAGAACGCGGCAAATGCTTTAAAGGTTCCAGGGAACTGATGTCCCATCAACATATTCAGATTTGTTCAGGGGCTGTCATGAGGGACTGTGTCAGCAATGGACGGCCCATATACAAACCATTCCATCGGACAGAGACTCGTGAGCAGTTAGGAAATTATAAGAAACAGTGATGAATGATCAACAGATATTTTTTTACAcggtggaaggtttgagttggaGTTCCTCTGTGGTTGGCGTCGAGACCCTTTCCTGACATGTTAATAATCTGAAATTTTGTCCAATGCACAATTTCATACTTTGCAGACAGTAGGAGACTTGGGAGAATAGTAAGCTCCGAGGATGGTGAACAACCTGAAAATAATACTGATAAATTGAAGGAGTTGAAGTTCAGAAAGAACATGGACAGTACAAAATCAAGGGTAAGTACTCTACAGGGAGCATTAGCAGAGGGTCCTAGATGTAAATGTGCATCAATCATTAAAGATGGCAGCACAGATAAGGAGAGCCATTAATGAAGCTTATGGTATCCTAGGTTTTGTTATTCGCAGTATAGATTAGAAGAGGTTATGTAGAGCTTATGTAAGGCACAACTGCAACCTcagttggagtattatgtacaggtcTGGGTGCCCACTTCAGGAAGAATAAGAACTCATCGTAAAAAGTGCAGAAGAGCTTTACAGGAATGGTTTCAAGGATGAGGAATTTGTTATAAAGACAATGTCAAGAAATTGGGACAGAAGGTTAAGAGGTTtggttgaagttttcaaaatcaagagGGTCTGGATGGAAACGGTTTCTGTTTAGACGTGGATTGAGAACTGAAGGGCATAACTTGAAAGTGAAATGCAAAGGGATAGAAACCTTGTTCACAGCTGATagttaaggtctggaatgcactgcctggaagtgcgGCAGTGTCAACTTTAACCAAGACATTCAAGAGGGGGAAATCAGATAATTATACGAATAGCATTAATGTGCAGGGCTCAGTGGACAGGCAAGAAAATGACACTGTTGTGTTGTTCCTTTGGACAGCCCTGTGCAGATACAATGGGCGGACTGATCTCCGAATGCATCGCAACAATTGAGATTCTGTTTTTATCTTTCAATGCAATCTACTGCCGGGCTCTTCAGTCCACACAGCCTGATCAGATTCACCACATAGATCAGTCATATTGTGATGGATGGCAAGCCTGTTACAAAGCAGGAATCAGAAAGTAGTTACTCAAGGAAGTAAAAGATTGgaaagtggtgttccacagggaaaaaaaatgaacgCTCAGTTATTGACAATTTACATGAGAATGAGCATCAGAAATATAAACCCCAATTTTACAGCGTGGGAACAGAATTTCAGTAAAATCATaaacagaaatttaaaatgtgGTAGCACAGTTCATTACATCTTTAATTCAATTGCTAACTGAACAAATCACAAAGAAGTGATAAACTGCTTTATTTATTAATTGATTATTATATTTAGAGGTAAAGTTAACACTGAGGAGGACTACTATAAAGTCCTGGTTACTGACATGTACACATCAATACAGTGAGGAATTCTTGGTAACATGCTGCAGATCCCAATTTATTTGGTGATCAAACATCCATTGTATCATTGCACCAGCATTTAAAGCTCCTGTGAACTCTTCAATTTGCTATTAATATGCATTGATTGGATAAGAAAAATGGatcattcatgagatatgggcatcgctggctaggctgGTACTTAATGCCCAGCCCTACTTGGCCAGCAGATGGTagatgaagtggtagaggtgagtataattataaatttaaaagacatttggacaggttcatgaataggcaaggtttaagagatgtgggccaaacacagacaaacaggactagacagcttcaatttaggaaacttggtcggcttggacaagttggaccgaagagtcataGAGCAACAGACCCCATGGTGATgttaagctaccttcttgaaacgcTGCAGGTCATATGGTGTAGGGACACTCACAACGCTGATTGAGGGGgtggagttccaggagtttgacccagcacagtgaaggaacagcaatttacTTCCAAGGCAGGATGGGCGAGTGTCTCATGGGGGAACTTGCTGGTGCAGATGTTACCATGTATCTGTTACCGTTGCCCTTCTAAAAGGTAACAGTTGCAGgtttggaggtgagttactcactgtcgAATTGCCAATCTCTGACCTATTATTGCTTAATgtgaaaagcactatataaatacaagcagTTGTTGATGCGGGTTTAAAACAGTTGCCTCAGGACTGTCACAAAAACACATCAAAAACTTCGCCGATGATCGTCCTCATTTTTAAAGGTGGAAACGTAATCCTGCCGTTTCAGTTTAGTCAGGAACACTGCACAGCTTTACACCAATCTCTGATTTAACAGAATGTGTCCACTATTCCTGTTTAGAAACACTGCTATAATAGAGCTTCTCCTCTATTGTGTGGAGGTCGGAATGATGATAGTTACAAAACAGAAATCAGAGGCTGGATTCACAGGGGCTTTGGAACAGTCTTTCCATCCGTTGATGCTCTGTGGCTTTTCACATCACACAGCCTGACCTTGGTAAACGTGAAAATATATTGTACAGAAGCAACTGTCACATATTGCTTACACACCTTCAAATTAATCCACAAAGGGGTCTTTGTTGCAGTGAAGAGATGAAAAAGACTAAAATACCGTCCCTCCCAGAGTGACTCTGAAGGACAATGGCCAGGCTGATACTCTGTTCCTGTTCTACATTCTTTTCCGAGCTCCCACgcaggtgggagagagaaaacaaattacaACAATGCGTTTGATATTTATCTAGAATAATAAGCAGCAAACTGTTTATCTTGTTTTCAAAATCAGTATAAAGAAACCAACTTGTCAGAATGAAAGAATTCAATCCTTAACATGGGCAACAGTAACAATAGCTGCTGAAACCACCCCTGTCATCACTTGTGAATTCGCTGGTGTGTCAGGCAGGAGGATGACTGTGTGAAAgccttcccacacacagagcaggtgtatggtctctccccagtgtgaactcgctggtgtatcAGCAGATCCTTTTTGCATTTAAAGGTCTTTTCACAGTCAGAGCACTGGAAAGGCCTATGGTCGGTATGAACAAGTTGATGTGTCAGAAGGTGGGATGATCGAGTAAATCCCTTTCCACATATGGAACagatgaacggcctctccccagtgtgaacacgcTGGTGTATCagtaggtcagatgaattggtgaatcctttcccacacaagGTACAGGagaacggtctctccccagtgtgaatgcgGTGATGTGTCAGCAGTTTGGATGGTCGATTAAATCCTTTCCCACAGATAAAGCAGGTGAACGCACTCTCCCCAGTGTGAGTGCGCTGGTGTTTCAGAAATCTGGACAGTCGGTTAAATCCTTCCCCACAGAAGGTACAGGAGAATGGACTTTCCCTCGTGTGAATTtgctggtgtttcagcaggtaggacgactgagtgaatcccttcccacacacagagcaggtgaaagGCCTCTCTCCACTGTGAGTTTGCTGATGCCTCAGAAAGTTCGACGACTGACTAATTGCCTTCCCACAGACAGAGCAAATGAGTGAACTTTGCTCCGTGTGAAGTTGCTTGTGTCTGAGAAGGTTGGATGAATgagtgaagcccttcccgcacacaGAGCACGTaaatggcctctctccagtgtgGCTGCGTTGGTGAATTTCCAGTTTCGATGGGgaactgaatcccttcccacaatcgCCACATTTCCACGGCTTCTCCGCGGTGCTGGTGTCCTCGTGTCTCTCCAGGTTGGATGATCAATTCACACCTCCTCCCCACACAGTTTCTCCAACTGTGAGTGCTGTGATGTTTCTTCAGACTTTGCAATCAGTTAAAACATTGCTCCTTGAATATCAAATGTTcagtgatacacagtcactgCTGCACTGAGTGAATCGGTCAGATTTTGATGGGATATTTGGTTTGAGATTCGTATCTGCAAAGTCTTCCTTCCAAAAATCCTACAAAAGGAGTTTACAAAAGTCAGTTCAGGATAGAAATACAGAACAGCGAATTTGAGATTTTAACCACTTTATCATGCTAATGGTGTGTGGGTGTCACAGGTAAGGCCAGTAATTGTTGTCCATtctaacagattagattagattagattacttacagtgtggaaacaggtccttcggcccaacaagtccacaccgacctgcccacacattcccctacatttaccccttcacctaacactacgggcaatttagcatggccaattcacctaacctgcacatttttggactgtgggaggaaaccagtgcacctggaggaaatccacacagacaaggggagaatgtgtggagtttgcacagtcagtcagttgcctgaggtgggaattgaacccgatctctggtgctatgaggcagcagtgctaactgctgtgccaccgtgccgccccgggCAGAGGAGTTGGTATGTGTAAAGTTGTAAAATGTGGAAAGCATTGAacggtccctttaaaagatgttttttttcctgttcttAGCATTAAAACTGATTTGTAGCAGCAGTCTGAGTTTGCTAGTACACAGAGCACTCAGATTGAAACATTTCATATCAAAAGATCGAGCAGAAGCTTTATCAAGGCAACaggttttgaatttagccaatcaatttaaatcaggCCCTTAGCTACCAAAAActcattaaatttaaatctgatggttttgacaaccgAGGACCAATCTGACTGTAAAAATCGATAGGTCATCAAGGCTAT comes from the Chiloscyllium plagiosum isolate BGI_BamShark_2017 chromosome 45, ASM401019v2, whole genome shotgun sequence genome and includes:
- the LOC122543921 gene encoding zinc finger protein 436-like, giving the protein SNLERHEDTSTAEKPWKCGDCGKGFSSPSKLEIHQRSHTGERPFTCSVCGKGFTHSSNLLRHKQLHTEQSSLICSVCGKAISQSSNFLRHQQTHSGERPFTCSVCGKGFTQSSYLLKHQQIHTRESPFSCTFCGEGFNRLSRFLKHQRTHTGESAFTCFICGKGFNRPSKLLTHHRIHTGERPFSCTLCGKGFTNSSDLLIHQRVHTGERPFICSICGKGFTRSSHLLTHQLVHTDHRPFQCSDCEKTFKCKKDLLIHQRVHTGERPYTCSVCGKAFTQSSSCLTHQRIHK